From Pseudonocardia autotrophica, one genomic window encodes:
- a CDS encoding beta-class carbonic anhydrase produces the protein MSVTDELLENNARYAESFSGPFPLPPSRKLAVVACMDARIDVYRVLGLQEGESHVIRNAGGVVTDDEIRSLAISQRLLGTEEIILIHHTDCGMLTFTDDAFRASIQDEIGIKPEWAPESFRDLGADVRQSIARIKANPFVPKKDSIRGFVFDVATGKLDEVG, from the coding sequence GTGTCCGTCACCGACGAACTGCTCGAGAACAACGCCCGCTATGCCGAGTCCTTCTCCGGCCCGTTCCCGCTGCCGCCGTCCCGCAAGCTCGCCGTGGTCGCCTGCATGGACGCCCGGATCGACGTCTATCGCGTCCTCGGTCTGCAGGAGGGCGAGTCGCACGTCATCCGCAACGCCGGCGGTGTGGTCACCGACGACGAGATCCGCTCGCTGGCGATCAGCCAGCGGCTCCTCGGGACCGAGGAGATCATCCTGATCCACCACACCGACTGCGGGATGCTGACCTTCACCGACGACGCCTTCAGGGCGTCGATCCAGGACGAGATCGGTATCAAGCCGGAGTGGGCCCCGGAGTCGTTCCGTGACCTCGGCGCCGATGTGCGGCAGTCGATCGCCCGCATCAAGGCGAACCCGTTCGTACCGAAGAAGGACTCGATCCGCGGGTTCGTGTTCGACGTCGCGACCGGCAAGCTCGACGAGGTCGGGTAG
- a CDS encoding ABC transporter permease — MTELLDRAARGAPDPAARPGSGGRGGTGRAGRHGGGPARFGRFLRARPGLVAAIAIVLLVLTAAVVPGLLAPGDPAIGDTADRMLPPGPGHWFGTDHLGRDVWTRVVHGASLSLQATVIAVAVALIAGGLIGLVAGFAGGWVDEILMRVVDVLLAIPAILLSLALITALGFGTVKVAIAVGIASVASFARVMRAETLRVRRSLYVEAARAVGTRAHVTLLRHVLPNAAGPVAVLAVLEFGLAILAISALSFLGYGAPPPASEWGSLVADGRNYLAVAWWMCAMPGLVIAATVLSVNRISRALDGEWRRSA; from the coding sequence ATGACCGAGCTGCTGGACCGCGCCGCACGCGGCGCCCCCGATCCCGCGGCCCGCCCCGGCTCCGGCGGCCGCGGCGGAACCGGCCGGGCCGGGCGGCACGGTGGTGGTCCCGCCCGGTTCGGCCGGTTCCTGCGTGCCCGGCCCGGACTGGTCGCGGCGATCGCGATCGTGCTGCTGGTGCTGACGGCCGCGGTCGTCCCGGGGCTGCTCGCCCCCGGGGACCCGGCGATCGGCGACACCGCGGACCGGATGCTCCCGCCCGGCCCCGGGCACTGGTTCGGTACCGACCACCTGGGCCGGGACGTGTGGACCCGGGTCGTGCACGGGGCGTCGCTGTCGTTGCAGGCGACCGTGATCGCGGTGGCCGTCGCGCTGATCGCCGGTGGCCTGATCGGCCTGGTCGCCGGGTTCGCCGGTGGCTGGGTGGACGAGATCCTGATGCGCGTCGTGGACGTGCTGCTCGCGATCCCGGCGATCCTGCTGTCACTGGCCCTGATCACCGCGCTGGGCTTCGGCACGGTGAAGGTGGCGATCGCGGTCGGCATCGCCAGCGTGGCGAGCTTCGCCAGGGTGATGCGCGCCGAGACGCTGCGGGTGCGCCGTTCGCTCTACGTGGAGGCCGCCCGGGCGGTGGGCACCCGCGCTCACGTGACGTTGCTGCGGCACGTGCTGCCGAACGCGGCCGGACCGGTCGCGGTGCTCGCCGTGCTGGAGTTCGGGCTGGCGATCCTTGCGATCTCGGCGCTGTCGTTCCTCGGCTACGGTGCGCCGCCACCGGCGTCGGAGTGGGGTTCGTTGGTCGCCGACGGCCGCAACTACCTGGCCGTCGCCTGGTGGATGTGCGCGATGCCCGGCCTGGTGATCGCGGCGACCGTGCTGTCGGTGAACCGGATCTCGCGGGCCCTGGACGGCGAGTGGAGGCGATCGGCATGA
- a CDS encoding ABC transporter substrate-binding protein translates to MKLRRPSFPWRVPLPGLPAGRGAVLLAATALTLTACGSGAAGAAAGEPRPGGTLVFAVSSDQGCADPQQVASNDSIYSLRQVVDSLTDQDPETGEIVPWLATEWSSDDDATAWTFTLREGATFSDGTPVDAEAVQANFDRIPELGARGVLPKGYLAGYAGTDVASPTEFTVRFEQPNVQFLQGTSTHSLGLLSPASVAGTDEERCAGVIGSGPFTLESYVKDDVTVLAKRAGYDWGSSLFTRPGEAYLDRAEFRVVPESGVRSGSLQSGEIDAIASVGQQDEAPLTAAGVELAARPNPGIPFGISFNHETPLGADAAVREAVSRGIDRAELVTAVHPTQTVAATSSLSSTTPGYADQSALIEHDAAAATAALDAAGWVPGPDGIRVKDGRPLTLPLTFAQNIATAKPSLELIQQQLRRIGIDLQLREVQISESPVIQQNGDFVALWGNLTRADPDILRSQYWTGGNNYYRLPPSPLDDALAGQAATTDEARRAELAGTAQRLLAEGRHNVPVVELTTVLGVGPTAHDVAFDASSRIQLHDTWKSG, encoded by the coding sequence GTGAAGCTGCGCCGTCCGTCGTTCCCGTGGCGGGTGCCGCTGCCCGGGCTCCCCGCAGGCCGCGGCGCGGTGCTGCTCGCGGCCACCGCGCTGACCCTGACCGCCTGCGGCTCCGGTGCCGCCGGCGCGGCCGCCGGGGAGCCGCGGCCCGGCGGGACGCTGGTGTTCGCGGTCTCCTCCGACCAGGGCTGCGCCGATCCGCAGCAGGTGGCGTCGAACGACTCGATCTACTCGCTGCGCCAGGTCGTCGACTCGCTCACCGACCAGGACCCGGAGACCGGCGAGATCGTCCCGTGGCTGGCCACCGAGTGGTCCTCCGACGACGACGCGACCGCCTGGACGTTCACCCTGCGCGAGGGGGCGACCTTCTCCGACGGCACCCCGGTCGACGCCGAGGCGGTGCAGGCCAACTTCGACCGGATCCCCGAGCTCGGCGCCCGCGGGGTCCTGCCGAAGGGCTACCTCGCCGGGTACGCGGGTACCGACGTCGCGAGCCCGACCGAGTTCACCGTGCGCTTCGAGCAGCCGAACGTGCAGTTCCTGCAGGGCACCTCGACGCACAGCCTGGGCCTGCTCTCCCCGGCGAGCGTCGCCGGGACCGATGAGGAGCGCTGCGCCGGAGTGATCGGCTCCGGGCCGTTCACCCTCGAGTCGTACGTGAAGGACGACGTCACCGTCCTGGCGAAGCGCGCCGGCTACGACTGGGGCTCGTCGCTGTTCACCCGGCCCGGCGAGGCCTATCTCGATCGTGCCGAGTTCCGGGTCGTCCCGGAGTCCGGTGTGCGCTCGGGCAGCCTGCAGTCCGGCGAGATCGACGCGATCGCCAGCGTCGGGCAGCAGGACGAGGCGCCGCTGACCGCCGCCGGTGTCGAGCTGGCGGCCCGGCCGAACCCGGGCATCCCGTTCGGGATCAGCTTCAACCACGAGACCCCGCTGGGCGCCGACGCCGCGGTCCGCGAGGCCGTGTCGCGGGGCATCGACCGGGCCGAGCTGGTGACCGCCGTGCACCCGACGCAGACCGTCGCGGCGACCAGCTCGCTGTCCTCGACCACGCCGGGCTACGCCGATCAGTCCGCGCTGATCGAGCACGACGCGGCGGCGGCCACCGCCGCACTGGACGCCGCGGGCTGGGTGCCCGGGCCGGACGGCATCCGGGTCAAGGACGGCCGGCCGCTCACCCTGCCGCTGACCTTCGCGCAGAACATCGCGACCGCCAAGCCGTCGCTGGAGCTGATCCAGCAGCAGCTGCGCCGGATCGGGATCGACCTGCAGCTGCGCGAGGTGCAGATCTCCGAGTCCCCGGTCATCCAGCAGAACGGCGACTTCGTCGCCCTGTGGGGCAACCTGACCCGGGCTGACCCGGACATTCTCCGGTCGCAGTACTGGACCGGCGGGAACAACTACTACCGGCTCCCGCCGAGCCCGCTCGACGACGCGCTGGCCGGCCAGGCCGCCACCACCGACGAGGCCCGGCGTGCCGAGCTGGCCGGGACGGCGCAGCGGCTGCTCGCCGAGGGCAGGCACAACGTGCCGGTGGTCGAGCTGACCACAGTGCTCGGTGTCGGCCCGACGGCGCACGACGTCGCCTTCGACGCGTCGTCGCGGATCCAGCTGCACGACACCTGGAAGTCCGGATGA
- a CDS encoding molybdopterin-dependent oxidoreductase — MTTDERAPVKASTVLSRSVAIMVELLAIIAAVASGHLVAGLLAPASSPFVAVGDAVVRLSPQPVVEFAKSAFGTADKPVLLAGTAVLLMLAGAAAGLAARHRPLPGTLAVVLLGVVSTVAVLAGPAARPSDVFAPLTALVVGLLTQLGLHHLARSAAAARHSAPGAAGATGPAGPPGPADPAGPISSGDGPAATPVRRRTVLAGASAAVAVGSLVAGGAGVALAASGRGIAESRATVTRRLAMARLTERAPAIPESAGFARFGTVPFVTSNADFYRIDVALQIPAVRAEDWSLRIHGRVDREITLNFDDLMARPLVERTITMTCVSNTVGGNLVSTANFVGVDLAPLLLEAGVDPAADQIVSTSRDGWTAGTPTATVLEPGRGAILALGMNGESLPVEHGFPVRMVVPGLYGYVSATKWLAEIELTTFADRTVYWRDRGWGERAPIKTQCRIDAPTGFSEQPAGRVRVAGVAWAQPVGIAQVEVRADGGPWVRAELATEVNPNTWRMWTAELDLEPGSHTLTARATDRRGLTQTEERVDPIPDGATGQPQVILTVA, encoded by the coding sequence GTGACCACCGACGAGCGGGCCCCGGTAAAAGCGAGCACCGTTCTGTCGCGGTCGGTGGCGATCATGGTGGAACTGCTCGCCATCATCGCCGCGGTGGCCTCCGGCCATCTGGTCGCGGGGCTGCTCGCACCGGCGTCGTCACCGTTCGTCGCGGTCGGCGACGCCGTCGTGCGGCTCTCCCCGCAGCCGGTGGTCGAGTTCGCGAAATCCGCGTTCGGCACGGCCGACAAGCCGGTGCTCCTCGCCGGGACCGCGGTGCTGCTGATGCTCGCCGGGGCGGCGGCGGGCCTCGCCGCCCGGCACCGGCCACTGCCCGGCACCCTCGCGGTGGTACTGCTGGGCGTCGTCTCGACGGTGGCCGTGCTCGCCGGGCCCGCCGCCCGGCCGTCGGACGTGTTCGCACCGCTCACCGCGCTGGTCGTCGGGCTGCTCACCCAACTCGGCCTGCACCACCTCGCGAGGTCGGCGGCCGCGGCCCGGCACAGCGCGCCCGGAGCCGCCGGCGCAACCGGTCCCGCCGGTCCCCCCGGTCCGGCCGATCCTGCCGGCCCGATCTCGTCCGGCGACGGACCGGCCGCGACCCCGGTCCGCCGCCGGACGGTACTCGCCGGTGCCTCGGCAGCTGTCGCGGTGGGGTCGCTGGTCGCCGGTGGTGCCGGCGTCGCGCTGGCCGCCTCCGGGCGCGGCATCGCCGAGTCCCGGGCCACCGTGACCCGGCGGCTGGCGATGGCCCGGCTCACCGAGCGTGCGCCGGCGATCCCGGAGTCCGCGGGATTCGCCCGGTTCGGCACGGTCCCGTTCGTCACCTCGAACGCGGACTTCTACCGGATCGACGTCGCCCTGCAGATCCCCGCCGTGCGCGCCGAGGACTGGAGCCTGCGCATCCACGGCCGGGTCGATCGCGAGATCACCCTCAACTTCGACGACCTGATGGCCCGTCCGCTGGTCGAGCGGACGATCACGATGACCTGTGTCTCCAACACCGTCGGCGGCAACCTGGTGTCCACCGCGAACTTCGTGGGTGTCGACCTGGCGCCGCTGCTGCTGGAGGCCGGCGTCGATCCGGCGGCCGATCAGATCGTCTCCACCAGCCGCGACGGCTGGACCGCCGGCACCCCGACCGCGACCGTCCTCGAGCCGGGCCGCGGCGCGATCCTCGCGCTGGGCATGAACGGCGAGTCGTTGCCCGTCGAGCACGGGTTCCCGGTGCGGATGGTGGTGCCAGGTCTCTACGGGTACGTCTCGGCGACGAAGTGGCTGGCCGAGATCGAGCTGACCACGTTCGCCGACCGCACCGTCTACTGGCGCGACCGCGGCTGGGGTGAGCGGGCACCGATCAAGACCCAGTGCCGGATCGACGCCCCGACCGGGTTCTCCGAGCAGCCGGCCGGACGGGTCCGGGTCGCCGGAGTCGCCTGGGCGCAGCCGGTGGGGATCGCGCAGGTCGAGGTCCGGGCCGACGGCGGGCCGTGGGTACGGGCCGAACTGGCCACCGAGGTCAATCCGAACACCTGGCGGATGTGGACGGCCGAGCTCGATCTCGAACCGGGCAGCCACACCCTCACCGCACGTGCCACCGACCGGCGCGGCCTGACCCAGACCGAGGAGCGCGTCGATCCGATCCCGGACGGTGCGACGGGTCAGCCGCAGGTGATCCTCACCGTCGCCTGA
- a CDS encoding VOC family protein, with the protein MAFPGLQHVALTVSDLDRSTRWYAALFGTEPVLDEDEEGGRFHHTVFALDGGMLFGLHTHQGRESGEPFDEQRTGLDHVGFAVGSHAELERWAQRLTELGIGHDGIKRAHYGSGISFRDPDNIALEFFTGPDS; encoded by the coding sequence GTGGCCTTTCCGGGACTGCAGCACGTCGCGCTGACCGTCAGTGATCTCGATCGCAGCACCCGCTGGTACGCGGCGCTGTTCGGCACCGAGCCCGTCCTCGACGAGGACGAGGAGGGTGGCCGGTTCCACCACACCGTCTTCGCGCTGGACGGCGGCATGCTGTTCGGGCTGCACACCCACCAGGGCCGGGAGTCCGGCGAACCGTTCGACGAGCAGCGCACCGGCCTCGATCACGTCGGGTTCGCGGTCGGCTCGCACGCGGAGCTGGAGCGGTGGGCGCAGCGCCTGACCGAGCTCGGGATCGGCCACGACGGGATCAAGCGGGCGCACTACGGCAGCGGTATCTCGTTCCGCGATCCGGACAACATCGCACTGGAGTTCTTCACCGGACCGGACAGCTGA
- a CDS encoding fasciclin domain-containing protein, giving the protein MRASRTMATVGLLAALSLGLTACGGMGGDEPAEPAASAPPAMSSAPAEPAAADGVTTNDDVFGPACGQLPQGDEPGSLNAMGPQPVATAAGSNPLLSTLVTAVGEVPGLADTLNQQEAITVFAPANPAFEAVQEQLGEEQFNALLADTEQLQGLLSYHVTPERLDAEGIVEKGTLTELAGGDLTIGGTADAPTVTDGQGNTAAVLCGNIPTSNATVFVIDKVLMPAS; this is encoded by the coding sequence ATGCGCGCATCTCGCACCATGGCCACCGTCGGACTCCTGGCGGCCCTCTCCCTCGGCCTCACCGCCTGTGGCGGCATGGGCGGCGACGAGCCGGCCGAGCCGGCCGCCTCCGCCCCGCCGGCGATGTCGTCGGCCCCGGCCGAGCCGGCCGCCGCCGACGGTGTCACCACCAACGACGACGTGTTCGGCCCGGCCTGCGGCCAGCTTCCGCAGGGCGACGAGCCCGGCTCGCTGAACGCGATGGGCCCGCAGCCGGTCGCCACCGCCGCGGGCAGCAACCCGCTGCTCAGCACCCTGGTGACCGCGGTCGGCGAGGTGCCCGGCCTGGCCGACACGCTGAACCAGCAGGAGGCCATCACCGTGTTCGCCCCGGCGAACCCGGCCTTCGAGGCGGTCCAGGAGCAGCTCGGTGAGGAGCAGTTCAACGCGCTGCTCGCCGACACCGAGCAGCTGCAGGGCCTGCTCTCCTACCACGTGACGCCGGAGCGTCTGGACGCCGAGGGCATCGTCGAGAAGGGCACGCTGACCGAGCTCGCCGGCGGCGACCTGACCATCGGCGGCACCGCTGACGCCCCGACCGTGACCGACGGCCAGGGCAACACCGCCGCCGTGCTCTGCGGCAACATCCCGACCTCGAACGCGACCGTGTTCGTGATCGACAAGGTGCTCATGCCCGCCAGCTGA
- a CDS encoding ABC transporter permease, translating into MNTPYLLRRLGLAAVVAWAAWTVSFVVLYLLPGDPVATMAAGAGDGEQLGPAELDELRARYGLDQPLIVQYVTKLLAAVQGDLGTSFATGQPVRSAIAEALPPTLQMAGAALLVAIVGGTAVAVAATWTRRPWLRQVLAGLPSLAVSLPVFWIGLMLVQLFSFRLGWLPSVGDRGVAALVLPAITLGLPTGALIAQVLAKSLGQTLEAPFVTTARAKGVGPAAVHLRHALGNAVIPALTVLGYVVGNVLAGAVVVETVFTRPGLGRLTVASVGVQDIPVVQGVVLFAALTFVVVNLLVDLAYPLLDPRVAVTAGAR; encoded by the coding sequence ATGAACACCCCGTATCTGCTGCGCCGGCTCGGCCTGGCCGCCGTCGTCGCATGGGCGGCGTGGACGGTGTCGTTCGTCGTGCTCTACCTGCTCCCCGGCGACCCGGTGGCCACCATGGCCGCCGGGGCCGGGGACGGCGAGCAGCTCGGCCCGGCCGAGCTGGACGAGCTGCGCGCCCGCTACGGGCTCGACCAGCCGCTGATCGTCCAGTACGTGACGAAGCTGCTGGCCGCGGTGCAGGGCGATCTCGGGACCTCGTTCGCCACCGGGCAGCCCGTCCGGTCGGCGATCGCCGAGGCGCTGCCCCCGACCCTGCAGATGGCGGGGGCGGCGCTGCTGGTGGCGATCGTCGGCGGCACCGCCGTCGCCGTCGCCGCGACCTGGACCCGCCGCCCGTGGCTGCGTCAGGTGCTGGCCGGGCTGCCGTCGCTGGCGGTGTCGCTGCCGGTGTTCTGGATCGGGCTGATGCTGGTGCAGCTGTTCTCGTTCCGGCTCGGCTGGCTCCCGTCGGTCGGTGACCGGGGAGTCGCCGCGCTGGTGCTCCCGGCGATCACGCTCGGCCTGCCGACCGGTGCGCTGATCGCCCAGGTGCTGGCGAAGAGCCTCGGCCAGACCCTGGAGGCGCCGTTCGTCACCACCGCGCGGGCCAAGGGGGTCGGCCCGGCCGCGGTGCACCTGCGACACGCGCTCGGCAACGCCGTCATACCCGCGCTGACGGTGCTCGGCTACGTGGTGGGCAACGTGCTCGCCGGAGCCGTCGTCGTCGAGACGGTGTTCACCCGGCCCGGTCTGGGCCGGCTCACGGTTGCCTCGGTCGGGGTGCAGGACATCCCGGTCGTGCAGGGCGTCGTGCTGTTCGCCGCGCTGACGTTCGTCGTGGTCAACCTGCTCGTCGATCTCGCCTACCCGCTGCTCGATCCGAGGGTCGCCGTCACCGCAGGTGCCCGGTGA
- a CDS encoding dipeptide ABC transporter ATP-binding protein, giving the protein MTGQLLSVRDLEITYRGSAGPVHAVRGIDLDVAPGEVVAIVGESGSGKSTLAQAVLGLLPENGSVTGGSIALSGTGELTGLAEKAYRAVRGARIGLVPQDPGVGLNPVQRVGEQVAEVLRTHGLADRRSAAARAVELLERAGLTDPATRAGQYPHELSGGMRQRVLIAIAIAADPALVVADEPTSALDATVARRILDHLDTLRRGSGTALLLITHDLAVAADRADRIVVMRHGLIVEQGPAAELLAGATEEYTRELLAAAPGLAVTAPPPRPAVDPTGVPIAEVRDLVKEFPLPRVRGQWRRPTHRAVDGVSFSIARGETLALVGESGSGKSTTARLLLRLEDPTSGEILIDGEDVTRVRGEAWRRLRRRAQLVYQNPYASLDPRLRVREIVTEPLRAFSVGSPAEQADRAAELIGRVALPTELLERRPAELSGGQRQRVAIARALALSPDLVVCDEPVSALDVSVQAQVLELLAELQERDGLAYLFISHDLAVVRRVAHRTGVLRDGVLRELRPTAELFDDPRDDYTRELLAAIAGRRAEVAR; this is encoded by the coding sequence ATGACCGGGCAGCTGTTGTCGGTCCGCGACCTGGAGATCACCTACCGCGGTTCGGCGGGGCCGGTGCACGCCGTGCGCGGGATCGATCTCGACGTGGCCCCGGGCGAGGTCGTCGCGATCGTCGGCGAGTCCGGGTCCGGCAAGTCGACGCTGGCCCAGGCGGTGCTCGGGCTGCTCCCGGAGAACGGCTCGGTCACCGGCGGGTCGATCGCGCTGTCCGGCACCGGTGAGCTGACCGGGCTGGCGGAGAAGGCGTACCGCGCCGTGCGCGGTGCCCGGATCGGCCTCGTCCCGCAGGATCCGGGCGTCGGCCTGAACCCGGTGCAGCGGGTCGGCGAGCAGGTCGCCGAGGTGTTGCGCACGCACGGCCTGGCCGACCGGCGCTCGGCGGCCGCCCGGGCCGTCGAGCTGCTGGAACGGGCCGGGCTCACCGATCCGGCGACCCGCGCCGGGCAGTACCCGCACGAGCTGTCCGGCGGGATGCGCCAGCGGGTGCTGATCGCGATCGCGATCGCCGCCGATCCGGCGCTGGTCGTCGCCGACGAGCCGACGAGCGCACTGGACGCGACCGTCGCCCGCCGGATCCTGGACCATCTCGACACGCTGCGCCGCGGATCCGGTACCGCGCTGCTGCTGATCACGCACGATCTGGCGGTGGCCGCCGACCGGGCGGACCGGATCGTCGTCATGCGGCACGGGCTGATCGTCGAGCAGGGGCCTGCGGCGGAGCTGCTGGCCGGTGCGACCGAGGAGTACACCCGGGAGCTGCTGGCCGCGGCGCCCGGGCTGGCCGTGACCGCGCCGCCGCCGCGGCCCGCGGTCGATCCCACCGGGGTCCCGATCGCGGAGGTCCGGGACCTGGTGAAGGAGTTTCCGCTGCCGCGGGTGCGCGGGCAGTGGCGGCGCCCCACGCACCGGGCGGTGGACGGGGTGTCGTTCAGTATCGCCCGCGGCGAGACCCTCGCACTGGTCGGCGAGTCCGGATCGGGCAAGTCGACGACGGCGCGGCTGCTGCTGCGGCTCGAGGACCCGACATCGGGCGAGATCCTGATCGACGGCGAGGACGTCACCCGGGTCCGCGGCGAGGCGTGGCGGCGGCTGCGGCGCCGGGCCCAGCTGGTCTACCAGAACCCGTACGCCTCGCTGGACCCGCGGTTGCGGGTGCGCGAGATCGTCACCGAACCGCTGCGGGCGTTCTCCGTGGGCAGCCCGGCCGAGCAGGCGGACCGGGCGGCCGAGCTGATCGGCCGCGTCGCGCTGCCCACCGAGCTGCTCGAACGCCGGCCCGCGGAGTTGTCCGGTGGGCAGCGGCAGCGGGTCGCGATCGCCAGGGCGCTGGCGCTGTCGCCGGACCTGGTGGTCTGTGACGAGCCGGTGTCGGCGCTGGACGTGTCGGTGCAGGCCCAGGTCCTGGAGCTGCTCGCCGAGCTGCAGGAACGTGACGGGCTGGCCTATCTGTTCATCTCGCACGACCTGGCCGTCGTACGCCGGGTCGCGCACCGCACCGGGGTGCTGCGGGACGGGGTGCTGCGCGAGCTGCGGCCGACCGCCGAACTGTTCGACGACCCCCGCGACGACTACACCCGGGAGCTGCTGGCCGCGATCGCCGGCCGCCGGGCGGAGGTCGCCCGGTGA
- a CDS encoding Glu/Leu/Phe/Val family dehydrogenase, which produces MTTMQNPAGSTAQQVAAQTAPAVPGIGATPVAPAVRRSEPYMRLQWNDSITGAVGYLVVHTLRGGLATGGTRMRAGCTLSEVEDLARGMANKTATFDLPVGGAKGGIDFDPKDPRAVEVLERFCEAMRPWIDRHWVTAEDLGVPQHLIDEVFGRLGLGQSYHAAISRADDPEATLQRVRKGLSAKVEGGFELGDVIGGYGVAHACLAAAVSWGQVPAETTVAIQGVGTMGGAAAYYLHEAGVKVTTVADAAGTLHCADGLDVPALLDLRDGYGEIDRTRLPAGVEELPRNAILSSEVDILVPAAISYAITPDNSFDVRARVVVEAANAATTPEAEAMLAARGVPVLPDFVANAGAAVWAWWMLLGEVDDQPQNSFDRLRSVMHAKVASLLAAWAEEGVTPRESGHRWADDPAPTTGPVVIP; this is translated from the coding sequence ATGACCACGATGCAGAACCCCGCCGGCAGCACCGCCCAGCAGGTGGCGGCGCAGACCGCCCCGGCCGTCCCCGGTATCGGCGCCACGCCCGTCGCCCCGGCCGTCCGCCGCTCCGAGCCGTACATGCGCCTGCAGTGGAACGACTCGATCACCGGTGCGGTCGGCTACCTGGTGGTGCACACCCTGCGCGGCGGTCTGGCCACCGGAGGCACCCGGATGCGCGCCGGCTGCACGCTGAGCGAGGTCGAGGATCTGGCCCGCGGGATGGCCAACAAGACCGCGACCTTCGACCTGCCCGTCGGCGGAGCGAAGGGCGGCATCGACTTCGACCCGAAGGACCCGCGCGCCGTCGAGGTGCTGGAGCGGTTCTGCGAGGCCATGCGCCCGTGGATCGACCGGCACTGGGTCACCGCTGAGGACCTGGGCGTTCCGCAGCACCTGATCGACGAGGTCTTCGGCCGGCTCGGCCTCGGCCAGAGCTACCACGCCGCGATCAGCCGTGCCGACGACCCGGAGGCCACCCTGCAGCGGGTCCGCAAGGGCCTCTCCGCGAAGGTCGAGGGCGGTTTCGAGCTCGGTGACGTGATCGGCGGCTACGGTGTCGCGCACGCCTGCCTGGCCGCCGCGGTCTCCTGGGGCCAGGTCCCCGCCGAGACCACGGTCGCGATCCAGGGCGTCGGCACGATGGGCGGCGCGGCCGCCTACTACCTGCACGAGGCCGGTGTGAAGGTCACCACGGTGGCCGACGCCGCGGGCACCCTGCACTGCGCCGACGGGCTCGACGTCCCCGCGCTGCTGGACCTGCGGGACGGCTACGGCGAGATCGACCGCACCCGGCTGCCCGCGGGGGTCGAGGAGCTGCCGCGCAACGCGATCCTCTCCTCCGAGGTGGACATCCTGGTGCCGGCCGCGATCTCGTACGCGATCACCCCGGACAACTCGTTCGACGTCCGTGCGCGGGTCGTCGTGGAGGCCGCGAACGCCGCGACCACCCCGGAGGCCGAGGCCATGCTCGCCGCTCGCGGCGTCCCGGTGCTGCCGGACTTCGTCGCGAACGCCGGTGCGGCCGTCTGGGCGTGGTGGATGCTGCTCGGCGAGGTCGACGACCAGCCGCAGAACTCGTTCGACCGGCTCCGCAGCGTGATGCACGCCAAGGTCGCCTCGCTGCTGGCCGCGTGGGCGGAGGAGGGCGTCACTCCGCGCGAGAGCGGGCACCGCTGGGCCGACGACCCGGCCCCGACGACCGGCCCGGTCGTCATTCCCTGA